A stretch of Henckelia pumila isolate YLH828 chromosome 4, ASM3356847v2, whole genome shotgun sequence DNA encodes these proteins:
- the LOC140862538 gene encoding uncharacterized protein: MEFQGSEKVISIKLQSLWRDFDNLAMKDNEDIRTFISRLVEIINQIKSYGDTIEDKKIVEKVLWSLPQKFEHVVAAIEKSKDLSKFTMVELMGSLEAHEKRMSKFVGPSIEQAFESKLKIAEKKKYEGGESSTSQQFQQRGGFKNYRYRGRGRGKPRFNNNQRGSGHKDYFIKYDENFSLEVKMGDGKMQLVQGKGTVAVRTKGGNTKFIENVLYVPDLTSNLLSVGQLIQNGYSVNFEKNECKIRDKDKKLIAEIKMSPNKVFPLTMPLENNISLNVEKYEESLLWHLRYGHLNYHGLRLLKQKNMVIGLPDIELLDQTCEGCIYGKMH, translated from the exons atggaGTTTCAAGGGTCCGAGAAAGTTATCTCCATCAAGCTTCAATCTTTATGGCGAGATTTTGATAATTTAGCCATGAAAGATAATGAAGATATACGCACGTTTATTTCACGTTTAGttgaaataatcaatcaaataaaaagtTACGGAGATACCATCGAAGATAAGAAAATTGTTGAAAAAGTCCTATGGAGCTTGCCACAAAAATTTGAACATGTTGTGGCTGCAATTgaaaaatcaaaagatttaTCAAAATTCACGATGGTGGAGTTGATGGGTTCTTTAGAAGCCCATGAAAAAAGGATGAGTAAATTCGTTGGACCATCCATTGAGCAAGCCTTTGAGTCCAAGCTCAAAATTGCGGAGAAGAAAAAATATGAAGGTGGAGAATCAAGCacatcccaacaatttcaacaAAGAGGAGGATTCAAAAATTATCGATACCGTGGACGTGGAAGAGGAAAACCACgcttcaacaacaatcaaagaGGCAGTG GACACAAGGATTACTTCATCAAATATGATGAAAATTTCTCATTGGAAGTCAAGATGGGAGACGGAAAAATGCAACTTGTTCAAGGCAAAGGAACTGTAGCCGTGAGGACAAAGGGAGGTAACacaaaatttattgaaaatgTCCTATATGTCCCTGATCTTACTTCAAATTTACTGAGTGTTGGACAATTAATTCAAAATGGTTACTcagttaattttgaaaaaaatgaatgCAAAATAAGGGACAAAGATAAGAAACTGATTGCGGAAATTAAAATGTCTCCGAACAAAGTATTTCCGTTGACAATGCCATTGGAAAATAATATCTCATTAAATGTTGAAAAATATGAAGAATCACTTTTATGGCATTTGAGATATGGACATTTGAACTACCATGGATTGAGACTGCTGAAACAGAAAAACATGGTGATTGGACTCCCTGATATTGAACTTTTGGATCAAACATGTGAAGGATGTATATATGGTAAAATGCATTGA